From the genome of Geminocystis herdmanii PCC 6308, one region includes:
- a CDS encoding response regulator, with the protein MKKILVVDDSKSQQKLVNGLLQTMGVEVTLRDNGESALQWLEENGQPDLILMDIVMPDMSGLDVCRHIRKAMNYKIVPIIFVSTKDEDFDKFWALRQGGNAYLTKPYSPTDLINTVKSYL; encoded by the coding sequence ATGAAAAAAATATTAGTAGTAGATGATTCAAAATCTCAACAAAAGCTAGTTAATGGCTTATTACAAACAATGGGAGTAGAAGTTACCTTAAGGGATAACGGCGAATCCGCCTTACAGTGGCTAGAAGAAAATGGGCAACCAGACTTAATCTTAATGGATATTGTCATGCCAGATATGAGTGGTTTAGATGTGTGTCGTCATATTCGCAAAGCAATGAATTATAAAATTGTGCCGATAATTTTTGTCTCCACTAAAGATGAAGATTTTGACAAATTTTGGGCATTAAGACAAGGAGGAAATGCTTATTTAACTAAACCTTATTCTCCTACGGATTTAATCAATACTGTCAAAAGTTATTTATAG
- a CDS encoding chemotaxis protein CheW, giving the protein MDYFIVELIDRKKVAIPLNQVQEVMNINYSDICPIPGVNYSLLGVTNHRGNFLWILELSNLLFHQSLPNLSLNTLTILLTKIRHNNLGLVVQKLGEIKAFSDFDKSLTDKTINSNYYQDIIPDSQNIPILNLTNIQNSLNS; this is encoded by the coding sequence ATGGATTACTTTATTGTTGAGTTAATTGACAGAAAAAAAGTCGCAATTCCTTTAAATCAAGTGCAGGAGGTGATGAATATTAACTATAGCGATATTTGCCCGATTCCGGGAGTTAATTATAGTTTATTAGGAGTAACTAATCATCGAGGTAATTTTCTTTGGATATTAGAATTATCTAATCTCTTATTTCATCAATCTTTACCAAATTTGTCTCTAAATACCCTCACTATTTTGCTGACAAAAATTAGGCATAATAATTTAGGCTTAGTCGTACAAAAACTAGGAGAAATTAAGGCTTTTTCTGATTTTGATAAATCTCTCACTGATAAAACGATTAATTCTAATTATTATCAAGATATTATTCCTGATAGTCAAAATATCCCTATTCTTAATTTAACTAATATCCAAAATAGTCTTAATAGTTAA
- a CDS encoding GNAT family N-acetyltransferase gives MVYYIKEANYGKIKSSLSILFYMREYSLVEDINSEDFDRAMVIYRSSFPENERLPEVKLAEKITNQEFKLLVSYEESKVSFMAILCPLKEINFSLLGYIAVAENLRGKGIGEDFLKYLGKELKEKDEFLLLEVENPEVGDNREIKQRRINFYQRLGGQILDKVRFLLPNLWNEIPPEMVLMIYPSYHQNYVKGELIKNLINRVYEQFYEEYNHPNIKLLCQNIPDIVNLI, from the coding sequence ATGGTTTATTATATTAAGGAGGCAAATTATGGCAAAATAAAATCATCTTTATCAATCCTTTTTTATATGAGAGAATATAGTTTAGTAGAAGATATAAATAGTGAGGATTTCGATCGAGCTATGGTAATATATCGATCGAGCTTTCCTGAAAATGAGCGTTTACCAGAAGTAAAATTAGCAGAAAAAATCACTAATCAAGAGTTTAAATTATTGGTAAGTTATGAAGAATCGAAAGTAAGTTTTATGGCAATTTTATGCCCTTTAAAAGAAATAAACTTTAGCTTATTAGGATATATAGCAGTAGCAGAAAACTTGAGAGGTAAAGGCATAGGAGAAGACTTTTTAAAATATTTAGGAAAAGAGTTAAAAGAAAAAGATGAATTTTTGTTATTAGAAGTAGAAAATCCAGAGGTTGGAGACAATCGAGAAATTAAACAAAGACGAATCAACTTTTATCAACGATTGGGTGGACAAATTTTAGATAAAGTAAGATTTTTATTACCTAATTTATGGAATGAAATACCTCCTGAAATGGTATTAATGATTTATCCTTCCTATCATCAAAATTATGTAAAAGGAGAGTTAATTAAAAATTTAATTAACAGAGTTTATGAGCAATTTTATGAAGAATATAACCATCCGAATATCAAACTATTATGTCAAAATATTCCTGATATAGTTAACCTTATTTAA
- a CDS encoding methyl-accepting chemotaxis protein has protein sequence MTTMNQLQQKILNSNFSDEIKFLQNNVTANPQDLTAKLSLATALEQEKFYHEAIEVYQSIIAQDTDKVFTDTANKAIEEITKKYLLSEEVEEKELSQNEVKLNLIQTINLWQQFKDLPIAYKQFIALLIASLVSTVGVVIAGRVITNNLGKTQLEKRAISELNITSIDYNANLENITSGFRGKADNIGIVETANSYKNEGKIEPDLKNIVRGILKNEIDARGIEYATLVGLNGRIIVNANQDRFGQSFILENLVSRVIKSREVLETNVIIPQKEIIAENPSFAEKVEGENVLMNLSLTPVNDFQSQQMIGVLMAGELVNDNSLLFQDILSAMGGGYTAIYMFKDKTFHLVTSIFQPVNSEEFITNIPLPDTTILEEIKKGNNDIITGRMLIENQWHTIAIKPLPDFEGENIAFLVRGTPEITLQQIFNRSLTYQIIVGFFSLIVALILASYFSKILTQPIEKLQISAEKIGKGDRNVRAKVTSQDEVGKLAQTFNEMAIQIDTYTKEMEEIAQEREKEAQIQRQQRENLQENVINLLLDIEKASKGNLSIQAEVVSGEVGSIADAFNATMRSLEGLVKQVVISTNQLNQTAVSNRESVNHLAQNSYKQDNSIQIITASVQDITSSIEQISESAQNAAVIASKSRFTAQEGEGIINETVNNIYQIRHTVADTAKKAKRLADSSQEISKIVHIISGISEKTNLLAFNASIEAARAGENGQGFRVVADEVRRLAEQVTFSTQEIEQLVEAIQEETGDMMTMMEQSTTQVVAGTKLVQNTKETLQKLSGISNEIDTLLQSISESTINQKLISQKVNKKMEEVAVVTKEIAEESNTVSQSLQELVTVAMEMQKSASRFQVSQ, from the coding sequence ATGACTACAATGAATCAATTACAGCAAAAAATCCTTAACTCTAATTTCTCCGATGAGATTAAATTTTTGCAAAATAATGTCACTGCTAACCCTCAAGATTTGACAGCAAAATTGAGTTTAGCTACGGCATTAGAACAAGAAAAATTCTACCATGAAGCCATCGAAGTTTATCAATCTATTATTGCTCAAGATACCGATAAAGTTTTTACCGATACTGCGAATAAAGCCATTGAAGAAATTACTAAAAAATATTTACTATCGGAAGAAGTAGAGGAGAAAGAGTTAAGCCAAAATGAGGTAAAACTTAACCTTATTCAAACTATTAATTTATGGCAACAATTTAAAGATTTACCTATTGCTTATAAACAGTTTATTGCTTTGTTAATTGCTAGTCTAGTTTCTACGGTTGGGGTGGTTATTGCCGGGCGAGTTATTACTAATAATTTAGGTAAAACTCAATTAGAAAAAAGAGCAATTTCTGAGTTAAATATTACCTCGATCGACTATAATGCTAACCTAGAAAATATTACATCAGGATTTAGGGGCAAAGCCGATAATATTGGCATAGTTGAAACGGCAAATAGTTATAAAAATGAGGGGAAAATTGAGCCTGATTTGAAAAATATAGTTAGGGGAATTTTAAAAAATGAAATTGATGCAAGGGGTATTGAATACGCTACCTTAGTCGGCTTAAATGGACGCATAATTGTTAATGCTAATCAAGACAGATTTGGACAAAGTTTTATTCTCGAAAACTTAGTTAGTAGAGTCATTAAGTCAAGGGAAGTATTAGAAACTAATGTGATTATTCCTCAAAAAGAAATCATTGCTGAAAATCCTAGTTTTGCCGAAAAAGTTGAGGGAGAAAATGTCTTAATGAATTTGAGTTTAACTCCTGTTAATGATTTTCAATCACAACAAATGATAGGGGTATTAATGGCAGGAGAATTAGTTAATGATAATAGTCTTTTATTCCAAGATATTCTCTCGGCTATGGGAGGCGGTTATACGGCTATTTATATGTTTAAAGATAAAACTTTTCATCTGGTTACTTCTATTTTTCAACCAGTCAATAGTGAAGAATTTATCACTAATATTCCCTTACCTGATACCACTATCTTAGAAGAAATAAAAAAAGGTAATAATGACATCATCACAGGAAGAATGTTGATAGAAAATCAATGGCATACTATAGCGATTAAACCTTTGCCAGATTTTGAAGGAGAAAATATTGCTTTTTTGGTGCGAGGCACTCCTGAAATTACCTTACAACAAATTTTTAATCGCAGTCTTACTTATCAAATTATTGTCGGTTTTTTCAGTCTTATTGTCGCTTTAATTTTAGCTAGTTATTTCAGTAAAATTCTTACTCAACCTATCGAAAAATTGCAAATATCCGCCGAAAAAATTGGTAAGGGCGATCGAAATGTACGAGCTAAAGTTACATCTCAAGATGAAGTGGGAAAATTAGCTCAAACTTTCAATGAAATGGCAATACAAATTGATACCTATACTAAGGAAATGGAAGAAATTGCCCAAGAAAGGGAGAAAGAAGCCCAAATTCAACGACAACAACGGGAAAATCTCCAAGAAAATGTAATTAATCTGTTATTAGATATTGAAAAAGCCAGTAAGGGGAATTTAAGTATTCAAGCGGAAGTGGTATCTGGGGAGGTAGGTTCGATCGCCGATGCGTTTAATGCTACCATGAGAAGTTTAGAAGGATTAGTCAAACAAGTGGTTATCTCCACCAACCAACTCAACCAAACCGCCGTCAGTAACCGTGAATCCGTTAATCACCTTGCCCAAAATTCCTACAAGCAAGACAACTCTATTCAGATTATCACAGCTTCTGTCCAAGACATCACCAGTTCGATCGAACAAATCAGCGAATCCGCGCAAAATGCTGCCGTCATTGCCAGTAAATCTCGTTTTACCGCCCAAGAAGGAGAAGGAATTATCAACGAAACTGTTAACAACATTTATCAAATTCGCCATACCGTAGCCGATACCGCCAAAAAAGCGAAAAGATTAGCCGATTCTTCCCAAGAAATCTCCAAAATCGTCCATATTATCTCAGGAATCTCCGAAAAAACCAACCTTTTAGCCTTTAACGCCTCCATCGAAGCCGCGCGCGCAGGAGAAAACGGGCAAGGCTTCCGAGTCGTAGCTGACGAGGTACGAAGACTAGCAGAACAAGTTACATTTTCTACCCAAGAAATTGAGCAATTAGTCGAGGCAATTCAAGAAGAAACAGGAGATATGATGACAATGATGGAGCAAAGCACTACTCAAGTAGTTGCAGGAACTAAATTAGTGCAAAATACCAAAGAAACCCTGCAAAAATTATCAGGAATTAGTAACGAAATAGACACACTTTTACAGTCAATTTCAGAAAGTACTATCAATCAAAAATTAATCTCTCAGAAAGTGAATAAAAAAATGGAAGAAGTTGCCGTTGTCACCAAAGAAATTGCCGAAGAATCTAACACTGTTTCTCAGTCATTGCAGGAATTAGTAACCGTTGCCATGGAGATGCAGAAATCCGCCTCCCGTTTCCAAGTCAGCCAATAA
- a CDS encoding response regulator: protein MLDAVSLAAIAEEARICFLEEDAPEYLETLTKGIDDLKQSFQVSKKSDKITFLYKELGRAAHSIKGGAGMAEMPVVSKLAHKVEDIFEALQQDRISDFETTFQLLTLAIDDLENLVNLEKTGSISDDNSDELMGILDEFLANLNPHDEIIDIGFADDSFITMALTQDLSACIDRVKETLDNPSLATDDNITNSLNILLEECQLLGQALNCDWLVQLTTVIRNLQQNNQDSIEHFTRSSIEEIESHQKQFLEGNKTPVFSSYFKKEIPEENRDKKKIEAKKINTSKVETQEIKPSSTNSRNIRISLDKITNLSNIVGQLLTNYESLKLYENQLTQAGINLKKKTKSLAPVKEKIESMYDQLTITQTNLLNINSQESKKNSKEFDSLEFDEYNQVHIALQNLTELIIQVQEVREDFNLVNREFQETLIEMQKSLNILDQELRKVRLVPFISLAGSFIKPLEKLSQSYQKSVQLIIEGKDILIDQNIIEILRTPFNHLIRNAFDHGIESTKTREKQGKTLPATIKLTAKIEGNSVILTIEDDGGGIDINKIYKKASSLGLFPSNISLNDLTQEEILKIIFSPGFSTNSQVTDLSGRGMGMDIVKAEIEKLRGTIQVNTNFGKGTKFKLKIPLGLNVISLLLVKFSQQIIAIPSENVLKIISLSNQNIDNDKMLWEGKKIPVYNLCQILPYNVNVSMDISQGYIGLLLNIAGEKIIMRVDAIVEEKPLVAKSFDDTVVIPPYIGGGTVLGNGNFVPILIPDYLTPLLTTKQNQKININTPKEKISVMVIDDSVTVRRSLNRVLSQVGYNVTQCRDGKEAWNTLQTTSLSFNIAICDLEMPGVDGYKFLQMIRASQNWQHLPIIILTSRDNDLHRQKAFNLGANGYMTKPFNPLNIIDSIEQLIR, encoded by the coding sequence ATGTTAGATGCCGTCAGTTTAGCCGCTATTGCTGAAGAAGCCAGAATCTGTTTTTTAGAAGAAGATGCCCCCGAATATTTAGAAACTTTAACTAAGGGTATTGATGACTTAAAGCAGTCTTTTCAAGTAAGTAAAAAATCTGATAAAATAACTTTTTTATATAAAGAATTAGGTAGGGCTGCCCACTCTATTAAAGGAGGGGCTGGAATGGCAGAAATGCCCGTAGTTAGTAAGTTAGCCCATAAAGTAGAGGATATTTTTGAGGCTTTACAGCAGGATAGAATTAGCGATTTTGAGACAACTTTTCAGTTATTAACTTTAGCTATTGATGATTTAGAAAATTTAGTTAATCTGGAAAAGACTGGCTCAATTTCTGATGATAATAGTGATGAGTTAATGGGAATTTTAGATGAGTTTTTAGCTAACTTAAATCCTCACGATGAAATCATTGATATTGGTTTTGCTGATGATAGTTTTATCACTATGGCTTTAACTCAAGATTTATCTGCTTGTATTGATAGGGTGAAAGAAACTCTTGATAATCCCTCTTTAGCTACTGATGATAATATTACTAATAGTCTCAATATTTTACTCGAAGAATGTCAGTTATTAGGTCAGGCTTTAAACTGTGATTGGTTAGTGCAACTTACGACAGTTATTCGTAATTTACAGCAAAATAATCAAGACTCGATCGAACATTTTACCAGAAGCTCGATCGAAGAAATCGAAAGTCATCAAAAACAATTTTTAGAAGGGAATAAAACACCAGTTTTTTCTAGTTATTTTAAAAAAGAAATCCCCGAAGAAAATCGGGATAAGAAGAAAATAGAAGCTAAGAAAATAAATACCTCTAAGGTAGAGACACAAGAAATAAAACCATCTTCTACTAATAGTCGTAATATAAGAATTTCCCTTGACAAAATTACCAACTTAAGCAATATAGTTGGACAACTTTTAACTAATTATGAGAGTTTAAAACTATATGAAAATCAATTAACCCAAGCTGGAATAAACCTCAAGAAAAAAACAAAATCTTTAGCACCAGTCAAAGAAAAAATTGAATCAATGTATGATCAATTAACCATTACTCAAACTAACCTCTTAAATATTAACTCACAAGAGAGTAAAAAAAACTCAAAAGAATTTGATTCTCTCGAATTTGATGAATATAATCAAGTTCATATTGCTTTACAAAATCTCACAGAATTAATTATTCAAGTGCAGGAAGTAAGGGAAGATTTTAACTTAGTTAATCGAGAATTTCAGGAAACCTTAATCGAGATGCAAAAGTCTTTAAATATTTTAGATCAAGAATTAAGAAAAGTGCGTCTTGTGCCGTTTATTAGTTTAGCGGGAAGTTTTATTAAACCCTTAGAAAAACTTAGTCAAAGTTATCAAAAATCAGTACAATTAATTATTGAAGGAAAAGATATATTAATAGATCAAAATATTATTGAGATTTTGAGGACACCTTTTAATCATCTTATCAGAAATGCTTTTGATCATGGTATAGAATCTACTAAAACAAGAGAAAAACAAGGTAAAACATTACCAGCAACGATTAAATTAACTGCTAAAATCGAAGGAAATAGTGTGATTTTAACCATCGAAGATGATGGGGGAGGTATCGATATAAATAAGATATATAAAAAAGCCTCCTCTTTAGGTTTATTCCCTAGTAATATCTCTTTAAATGACTTAACCCAAGAAGAAATTTTAAAGATAATTTTTTCGCCCGGATTTTCGACAAATTCTCAAGTAACTGACTTATCAGGGAGAGGAATGGGCATGGATATTGTCAAAGCAGAAATTGAAAAGTTAAGGGGTACAATTCAAGTTAATACTAATTTTGGTAAGGGTACAAAATTTAAACTAAAAATTCCTTTAGGATTAAATGTTATCTCTCTTTTATTAGTAAAATTCTCTCAACAAATTATTGCTATCCCCTCAGAAAATGTCTTAAAAATTATATCTTTATCTAATCAAAATATTGACAATGATAAAATGCTATGGGAGGGGAAAAAAATTCCTGTTTATAACTTATGTCAAATCTTGCCTTATAATGTTAATGTTTCTATGGATATATCCCAAGGTTATATCGGTTTATTATTAAACATAGCAGGGGAAAAAATTATCATGAGAGTAGATGCCATTGTAGAAGAAAAACCCCTCGTTGCTAAAAGTTTTGATGATACTGTTGTTATTCCTCCCTATATTGGTGGAGGCACGGTGTTAGGGAATGGTAATTTTGTACCAATTCTTATTCCTGATTATCTTACTCCCCTCCTGACAACTAAACAAAATCAGAAAATAAATATAAATACCCCCAAAGAAAAAATCTCTGTCATGGTAATCGATGATTCTGTTACTGTTAGACGCAGTTTAAACCGTGTTTTAAGTCAGGTTGGTTATAATGTCACCCAGTGTCGTGATGGGAAAGAGGCATGGAATACTCTACAAACTACCAGCCTTTCATTTAATATTGCTATCTGTGATTTGGAGATGCCGGGAGTGGACGGTTACAAGTTCTTACAAATGATAAGGGCATCGCAAAATTGGCAACACCTTCCGATTATCATTCTTACCTCACGGGATAATGATTTACACCGTCAAAAAGCCTTCAATTTGGGTGCGAATGGTTATATGACTAAGCCTTTTAATCCTCTTAATATTATAGATTCGATCGAACAATTAATTCGATGA
- a CDS encoding ABC transporter ATP-binding protein, whose amino-acid sequence MNQEVIRLDNVSLWRRTQEEFSYDLKRTVISFLQGKYTKPAKKQILKELNFVVYQGEKIGIIGSNGAGKSTLLKVICGILEPTNGMVRVRGNIAPLIELGAGFNMEMSVKDNIILYGVLLGYSKEEMKTRTQEILEFAELEDYGEIPVKALSSGMKARLGFSVATDVEPDILILDEVLSVGDARFTVKSRRRIENLWENSSTILFVSHSLEYVQDLCDRTIWLDGGRIAYYGDTKEAIKLYLDSVGVKEYIRPPSM is encoded by the coding sequence ATGAATCAAGAGGTTATTAGATTAGATAATGTATCTTTATGGCGTAGAACTCAAGAAGAATTTTCCTATGATTTGAAAAGAACGGTTATTTCTTTTTTACAAGGTAAATATACTAAACCAGCAAAAAAACAGATTTTAAAAGAACTTAATTTTGTAGTTTATCAAGGGGAAAAAATCGGAATTATCGGCTCAAATGGTGCTGGAAAATCGACTTTATTAAAGGTTATTTGTGGTATTTTAGAACCAACTAATGGCATGGTGAGAGTAAGGGGAAATATTGCACCATTAATTGAGTTGGGGGCGGGTTTTAACATGGAAATGTCGGTAAAAGATAATATTATTTTGTATGGGGTTTTATTGGGTTATTCCAAGGAAGAAATGAAGACTCGTACCCAAGAAATTCTCGAATTTGCAGAGTTAGAAGATTATGGAGAAATACCTGTTAAAGCACTATCTTCGGGGATGAAAGCGCGGTTAGGTTTTTCTGTAGCGACAGATGTTGAGCCTGATATTTTGATTCTTGATGAGGTTTTATCCGTAGGGGATGCCCGTTTTACGGTGAAATCTCGTCGCCGTATTGAAAATTTATGGGAGAACAGCAGTACTATTTTGTTTGTTTCTCACAGCTTGGAATATGTACAGGATTTGTGCGATCGAACTATTTGGCTAGATGGAGGTAGAATAGCTTATTATGGCGACACTAAAGAAGCGATTAAACTTTATTTAGACTCTGTCGGAGTAAAAGAGTATATTCGTCCTCCCTCAATGTAA
- a CDS encoding ABC transporter permease, whose translation MVLTRKKNLNIVDKLPFGDDIKRYWELLSVLVPQSLNARYRGSFLGVYWSLLNPLIMTGLYTAIFGTTFATYFGGSIVNYMLAAFTGLLIINFYNSSTTQALSSVVVNGDLLNKIKLPVPVFPLSMIAANIFQFMVGSFPLLAIVTLVKTHNPLNILLLLFPFIALVLVCTGVGFFVSALFVFFRDLGYFYEIATFVVWITSPVFYPAEIIPARVQPILYLNPLVPIIESLREISLNGTLPELSHLMRGFLSGIIILTIGWLFFKKVESSFMDLL comes from the coding sequence ATGGTATTAACCAGAAAAAAAAATCTAAATATTGTTGATAAATTACCTTTTGGAGATGACATTAAACGTTATTGGGAACTTCTTTCTGTTTTAGTTCCTCAAAGTTTAAATGCTCGTTATCGAGGCTCTTTTTTAGGGGTATATTGGTCTTTATTAAATCCTTTAATTATGACTGGTTTATATACTGCTATTTTTGGTACAACATTTGCTACATATTTCGGTGGTTCGATCGTCAATTATATGTTAGCTGCTTTTACTGGTTTATTAATAATTAATTTTTATAATTCTTCCACCACTCAAGCCCTAAGTAGTGTAGTTGTAAATGGTGATTTACTAAACAAAATTAAGTTACCTGTTCCTGTTTTTCCTCTTTCGATGATTGCGGCAAATATTTTTCAATTTATGGTCGGTTCATTTCCGTTATTAGCGATCGTAACTTTAGTAAAAACCCATAATCCTTTAAATATTTTACTATTATTATTCCCTTTTATTGCCTTAGTTTTAGTGTGTACAGGAGTTGGTTTTTTCGTAAGTGCATTATTCGTATTTTTCCGAGATTTAGGCTACTTTTATGAGATAGCAACTTTTGTTGTCTGGATTACTAGCCCCGTATTTTATCCTGCGGAAATTATCCCGGCTAGAGTGCAACCGATTCTCTATCTTAATCCCTTAGTGCCTATTATTGAGAGTTTAAGAGAAATCAGTTTAAATGGTACTTTACCCGAATTAAGTCATTTGATGAGAGGCTTTTTAAGTGGCATAATTATTTTAACCATAGGATGGTTATTTTTTAAAAAAGTAGAATCATCTTTTATGGATTTACTCTAA
- a CDS encoding bifunctional pantoate--beta-alanine ligase/(d)CMP kinase, which translates to MLIVTSITELEKERAKILANLKVGFVPTMGALHLGHKSLIKQAMRENDYVIVSIFVNPLQFSKNEDLDKYPRQLAEDKTICEKLGVNLLFTPSPQEIVNQETTLVVPPASMMSVMCGKYREGHFQGVATIVTKLFNLVKPNIAYFGQKDAQQVAIIRKMVNDLNIPVKIRSCAIIREASGLALSSRNQYLTLEEKQEATLLFKSLTLAKQAFLDGEKNTKNLIKIIEHQFKNHPLLTLQYAEIVHRKTLQPLTKITESALMSIAVFCGQTRLIDNLILTVKKPIIAIDGPAGAGKSTVSRRVAQELGFIYLDTGAMYRAITWLVMKNNLNIDDEKLVEQLVNTASIELLPSDDLNIPVTVKVNNQDVTKEIRTSAVTANVSKVAAQKAVREKMVRLQQEYGKQGGIVAEGRDIGTNVFPEAEFKIFLTASPLARAKRRLIDLENQGENNINLQQLIADIEQRDYLDSTRDIAPLKKAEDSIELITDNLTIEEVINKIISYLGFAE; encoded by the coding sequence ATGTTAATTGTAACCAGTATCACAGAATTAGAGAAAGAAAGAGCAAAAATTTTAGCTAATCTTAAGGTTGGTTTTGTTCCCACTATGGGAGCATTACATCTAGGGCATAAAAGTTTAATTAAACAGGCGATGAGAGAAAATGATTATGTGATAGTGAGTATTTTTGTTAATCCCCTACAATTTAGCAAAAATGAAGATTTAGATAAATATCCCCGACAATTAGCCGAAGACAAGACAATTTGCGAAAAATTAGGAGTTAATCTTTTATTTACTCCCTCTCCCCAAGAAATTGTTAATCAAGAAACTACCTTAGTTGTGCCTCCTGCTTCCATGATGTCGGTAATGTGTGGAAAATATCGAGAAGGACATTTTCAAGGAGTAGCAACCATTGTAACAAAATTATTTAACTTAGTTAAGCCTAATATCGCCTATTTTGGGCAAAAAGATGCACAACAGGTAGCAATTATTAGAAAAATGGTTAATGATCTGAATATTCCCGTTAAAATTCGCTCTTGTGCTATTATTCGAGAAGCATCAGGCTTGGCTTTAAGTTCTCGTAATCAGTATTTAACTTTAGAAGAAAAGCAAGAAGCGACTTTATTATTTAAGAGTTTAACTTTAGCAAAACAGGCTTTTTTAGATGGTGAAAAAAACACTAAAAATTTAATCAAAATTATCGAACATCAATTTAAAAATCATCCCCTTTTAACTTTACAATATGCCGAAATAGTCCATCGAAAAACTTTACAACCTTTGACAAAGATCACAGAGTCTGCTTTAATGTCGATCGCAGTATTTTGTGGTCAAACTCGCTTAATCGATAATCTAATTTTAACCGTGAAAAAACCAATTATAGCCATAGATGGACCAGCAGGAGCAGGAAAATCCACCGTTAGCCGTCGTGTAGCGCAGGAATTAGGGTTTATTTACCTTGACACGGGGGCAATGTATCGAGCAATTACTTGGCTAGTCATGAAAAATAATCTCAATATCGATGATGAGAAATTAGTTGAACAATTAGTCAACACCGCCTCGATCGAATTATTACCCAGTGATGACTTAAATATTCCCGTAACAGTGAAAGTGAATAACCAAGACGTAACCAAAGAAATTCGCACTTCTGCCGTTACAGCTAACGTATCCAAGGTTGCAGCTCAAAAAGCCGTTAGGGAAAAAATGGTAAGATTGCAACAAGAATACGGTAAACAAGGAGGAATTGTAGCGGAGGGGAGAGATATTGGCACGAATGTTTTTCCCGAAGCGGAATTTAAAATTTTCTTAACCGCTTCTCCTTTAGCAAGGGCAAAAAGGCGGTTAATTGACTTAGAAAATCAAGGAGAAAATAACATTAATTTACAACAATTAATTGCGGATATTGAACAAAGAGATTATCTTGATAGTACTCGTGATATTGCACCTTTAAAAAAAGCAGAAGATTCGATCGAGCTTATCACCGATAACCTCACGATAGAGGAAGTAATTAACAAGATAATAAGTTACTTAGGGTTTGCTGAATAA
- a CDS encoding pentapeptide repeat-containing protein, with protein sequence MTNLINPFYRFIVNISVSLINPNSIKKTMISTRFLTIIWRIFCVFLLLILSIALILLTPQPVNAEILNFTHAELEGKDFSHRDLTGSIFAASNLRNVSFRDSNLSNSIMTEGVLLNADLRGVNFTGALIDRVSFDFSDLRDALFVDAIATRTRFYDTNIEGADFSGAVLDRYQVNLMCERATGVNSVTGVATRDSLGCKE encoded by the coding sequence ATGACTAATTTAATTAACCCATTTTACCGTTTTATTGTTAATATTTCTGTCTCACTTATCAATCCTAATAGTATCAAAAAAACCATGATTTCTACTCGATTTTTGACAATAATCTGGCGTATATTTTGTGTCTTTTTACTGTTAATTTTAAGTATTGCTTTAATCTTATTAACTCCTCAACCTGTCAATGCAGAAATCTTGAATTTTACCCATGCCGAATTAGAAGGGAAGGATTTTTCCCATCGAGACTTGACAGGCTCGATTTTTGCGGCTTCTAATCTGCGTAATGTCTCTTTCCGTGATTCCAATTTGAGCAATAGTATCATGACGGAGGGAGTTTTACTCAATGCGGATTTACGGGGTGTTAATTTTACGGGCGCTTTGATCGATCGTGTTTCTTTTGACTTTTCAGACTTACGAGATGCTCTTTTTGTGGATGCTATAGCCACTCGTACCCGATTTTATGATACTAACATAGAAGGTGCAGATTTTTCGGGGGCAGTACTCGATCGTTATCAAGTAAATTTGATGTGTGAAAGGGCGACAGGAGTAAATTCTGTGACAGGAGTTGCCACCAGAGACAGTTTAGGATGTAAAGAATGA